Proteins from a single region of Oncorhynchus tshawytscha isolate Ot180627B unplaced genomic scaffold, Otsh_v2.0 Un_contig_7554_pilon_pilon, whole genome shotgun sequence:
- the LOC112230191 gene encoding mitoferrin-2-like, producing the protein MEANGFVSRRVDTPSVDAGVAAGAAGADIRWLGGRILDATEGFVGGLSPPRITAEPDFTAVLQLRAAPEPTVAATETEIDYEGLPQGVATSTHMLAGAVAGIMEHCLMYPIDCVKTRMQSLQPEPGARYRNVMDALRQIVRTEGVWRPVRGLNVMAIGAGPAHALYFACYEKLKFSLSNVVHPGANSHFANGMAGCMATVLHDAIMNPAEVVKQRMQMYNSPYRGVSDCVGSIWRREGPGAFYRSYTTQLTMNVPFQALHFMTYEYLQELLNPHRQYNPSSHVISGALAGAIAAAATTPLDVCKTLLNTQEALAVHAEVPGALGVGASVGTASATGGRHISGLGEAFRTVYRMGGGAAFFKGVQARIIYQMPSTAISWSVYEFFKYVITKRQYERRLHHRDGEK; encoded by the exons ATGGAAGCGAATGGTTTCGTGTCCAGGCGGGTGGACACACCAAGCGTCGATGCCGGGGTTGCTGCTGGAGCTGCAGGGGCAGACATTCGATGGCTCGGCGGGAGGATTTTGGATGCTACGGAGGGGTTTGTTGGTGGTCTGTCACCGCCACGGATAACAGCGGAACCGGACTTTACTGCGGTGTTGCAACTCCGAGCAGCCCCAGAGCCCACCGTGGCTGCTACGGAGACCGAAATAGACTACGAGGGGCTCCCCCAGGGTGTAGCCACCAGTACACACATGTTAGCCGGCGCCGTGGCTGGCATCATGGAACACTGCCTAATGTATCCCATCGACTGTGTTAAG acgCGGATGCAGAGCCTGCAGCCCGAGCCGGGGGCGCGTTACCGTAACGTGATGGACGCGCTACGTCAGATCGTGCGTACCGAGGGGGTGTGGCGACCTGTGAGGGGGCTGAACGTCATGGCGATAGGGGCGGGGCCAGCCCATGCTCTGTACTTTGCCTGTTATGAGAAACTCAAGTTCTCACTCAGCAACGTGGTCCACCCGGGAGCTAACAGCCACTTTGCTAATG GAATGGCAGGCTGCATGGCCACTGTACTCCATGATGCAATCATGAACCCAGCAGAAG tgGTGAAGCAGCGTATGCAGATGTACAACTCCCCGTACCGCGGCGTGTCTGACTGCGTGGGCTCCATCTGGAGGCGTGAGGGCCCCGGGGCCTTCTACCGCTCCTACACCACCCAGCTGACCATGAACGTCCCCTTCCAGGCTCTCCACTTCATGACCTACGAGTACCTCCAGGAGCTGCTCAACCCCCACAGACAGTACAACCCCTCCTCTCACGTCATCTCTGGGGCGCTTGCTGGGGCCATTGCTGCCGCCGCCACCACCCCACTTGATGTCTGTAAGACCCTCCTCAACACCCAGGAGGCCCTAGCGGTCCACGCTGAGGTCCCAGGAGCGCTGGGGGTTGGAGCGAGTGTAGGGACGGCGTCTGCCACTGGGGGGCGCCACATCTCGGGGTTAGGGGAGGCGTTCCGGACTGTGTACAGGATGGGGGGTGGGGCGGCGTTCTTTAAGGGCGTCCAAGCCAGGATCATCTATCAGATGCCCTCCACCGCCATCAGCTGGTCCGTCTACGAGTTCTTCAAATACGTCATCACTAAGCGCCAGTACGAGAGAAGGCTGCACCACCGAGacggagagaagtag